Proteins encoded together in one Chitinophagaceae bacterium window:
- a CDS encoding DUF5916 domain-containing protein, with translation MAVKLDGVLDDEAWKHAERGGDFHQYFPYDTSYSKSKTQGMFAYDEHFIYFAAIMYDSLPGKHVSLSLRRDFRGGNADGITVVFDPFLDKTNGFFFGVNPYGVQREGLVSNGGFSPEDFNLSWDNKWYSAAKVYPNCWIAEMAIPLKTLRYKEGSKEWHVNFYRIDSKYNERALWVKMPRQFEMFNLAHTGILHFEEPLHAPGMNISLIPYINGNYTLDKESDPVLSKLGYDIGGDAKVSITPSLNLDLTVLPDFSQVEVDQQQTNISRFELFFPERRQFFLENADLFSNFGFGNARPFFSRRIGITIDSSTAQNVQNKIWAGGRLSGKIGNDWRVGAMSMQTAADNSINTPSYNYSVLAVQRKLFSRSNIGAIVVNKQNFEGKPIDIENPEEGSSNTLAGIDYNLASKDGKWTGKSYMHSTFNKNTSSSKPELSHGLWFGYTSLNYFWGWEHQLVTDNFNPKVGYVPRNNFLRAQPYFGKNFYPKSKHINNITALFFSETFANNQTLFEKNRVDINDFAIGTEWEFSLQNTSAFGFFGNRNYVKLFDDFSPSGNDDELLKKDEEFWQYDVGVFYASNPRKPFNFRVSGGTAAYYVAQLYWTRFNIEYRYQQYATIAINANFNSINFDSHNQKNPNRKFTNTNLVLIGPRIDITFTKNIFWTTFIQYNNQAENVNINSRIQWRFQPVSDIYLVYTDNYSDITYGLKNRAIVFKITYWLNL, from the coding sequence GTGGCAGTCAAATTGGATGGGGTTTTAGATGACGAAGCGTGGAAGCATGCGGAAAGGGGAGGGGATTTTCATCAATATTTTCCTTACGATACATCGTATTCGAAGTCAAAGACACAAGGGATGTTTGCTTACGATGAACATTTTATTTATTTCGCTGCCATAATGTATGATTCTTTACCCGGAAAACATGTTTCCCTCTCATTAAGACGGGATTTTAGAGGTGGAAATGCAGATGGGATAACAGTAGTATTTGACCCTTTTTTAGATAAAACGAATGGATTCTTTTTTGGTGTCAATCCATACGGAGTTCAGAGAGAAGGTTTGGTATCTAATGGTGGTTTTTCCCCTGAAGATTTTAATCTTTCTTGGGATAACAAGTGGTATTCTGCCGCAAAAGTATATCCAAATTGTTGGATAGCAGAGATGGCTATACCTCTTAAAACACTACGATATAAAGAGGGAAGCAAAGAATGGCATGTAAATTTTTATAGAATAGATTCTAAGTATAACGAAAGAGCTCTTTGGGTAAAGATGCCCCGTCAGTTCGAAATGTTTAACCTTGCTCATACGGGAATATTACATTTTGAAGAACCACTCCATGCACCGGGAATGAATATATCTCTTATTCCATATATAAATGGAAATTATACCTTAGATAAAGAATCTGATCCCGTTCTTTCTAAACTTGGCTATGATATAGGAGGTGATGCAAAGGTGAGCATAACCCCTTCTCTCAATCTTGACCTCACTGTGCTACCTGATTTCTCACAGGTAGAGGTAGACCAACAGCAAACAAATATAAGCAGATTTGAGCTTTTTTTTCCCGAACGAAGGCAGTTTTTTTTAGAAAATGCAGACCTTTTTAGCAATTTCGGTTTTGGTAATGCTCGCCCATTTTTTTCTCGAAGAATAGGCATAACTATTGATTCTTCTACCGCTCAAAACGTTCAAAATAAAATATGGGCAGGAGGTCGACTCAGCGGAAAGATTGGAAACGATTGGAGAGTGGGTGCTATGAGCATGCAAACAGCTGCCGATAACTCAATAAACACACCTTCTTATAATTACAGTGTTCTTGCCGTCCAAAGAAAACTCTTTTCCCGCTCTAATATAGGTGCTATAGTAGTAAATAAACAAAATTTTGAAGGTAAACCAATAGATATTGAAAATCCAGAAGAAGGATCCTCTAATACTTTAGCAGGTATAGATTATAATCTTGCTTCTAAAGATGGAAAATGGACCGGAAAATCTTATATGCACAGCACTTTCAATAAAAATACTTCATCGAGTAAACCCGAATTATCCCATGGATTATGGTTTGGGTATACTTCTCTCAATTATTTTTGGGGATGGGAACATCAACTGGTTACCGATAATTTTAATCCTAAGGTGGGATATGTTCCAAGAAACAATTTTTTAAGAGCACAACCTTATTTTGGAAAAAACTTTTACCCAAAATCCAAACATATAAATAATATTACTGCATTGTTTTTTTCAGAAACATTTGCCAATAACCAAACTCTTTTTGAAAAAAATAGAGTAGATATAAATGATTTCGCTATCGGAACGGAATGGGAATTCAGCTTACAAAATACAAGTGCATTCGGGTTCTTTGGAAACCGAAATTATGTAAAACTCTTCGATGATTTTTCTCCCAGCGGCAATGATGATGAACTCTTAAAAAAAGATGAAGAATTTTGGCAGTATGATGTCGGAGTATTTTATGCATCTAATCCAAGAAAACCTTTTAATTTTAGAGTTTCAGGAGGAACGGCAGCTTATTATGTAGCACAACTCTACTGGACAAGATTTAATATAGAATACAGATACCAACAATATGCTACCATAGCCATAAATGCAAATTTTAATTCTATAAATTTTGATTCCCATAATCAGAAAAATCCCAATAGAAAATTTACAAATACAAACCTAGTCCTGATAGGTCCGAGGATAGATATTACTTTTACAAAAAATATCTTTTGGACTACATTTATCCAATACAATAACCAAGCAGAAAATGTCAATATAAATAGCAGGATTCAATGGAGATTCCAACCTGTTTCAGATATATACCTCGTTTATACAGATAATTACTCTGATATTACATACGGACTTAAAAATAGGGCAATAGTTTTCAAAATTACCTACTGGTTAAATTTGTAA